The Inmirania thermothiophila nucleotide sequence TCTTGCCCGCCACCTCCTTGGGCGCCTCGGCGATGTCCTCGTCGGTGTAGGGCACGCCGAGCAGCTTCATCGCCCGCATGCTGCGCTGCACCCGCTCGGGATCGAGGGTGCGCTCCTCGAGCCACGGGTAGCGCGGCATCACCGACTCGGGCACCACCGAGCGCGGGTCGCGCAGGTGCTGGTAGTGCCACTCGTTGGAGTACTTGCCCCCGACGCGGGCGAGATCCGGTCCGGTCCGCTTGGAGCCCCACTGGAAGGGGTGGTCGTACTTGGACTCCACCGCCAGCGAGTAGTGGCCGTAGCGCTCGCGCTCGTCCCGGAAGGGGCGCACCATCTGCGAGTGGCACAGGTAGCAGCCCTCGCGGATGTAGATGTCGCGTCCCGCGAGCTCCAGCGC carries:
- the ccoO gene encoding cytochrome-c oxidase, cbb3-type subunit II: MAQRKVDAGGLQPLAEKNIGVLVLLIAIVVAIGGIVEIVPLFYLDNAVEDRLKNPDGSPKYPELIWDRKAGQKLSDWKPGDGLRPYTALELAGRDIYIREGCYLCHSQMVRPFRDERERYGHYSLAVESKYDHPFQWGSKRTGPDLARVGGKYSNEWHYQHLRDPRSVVPESVMPRYPWLEERTLDPERVQRSMRAMKLLGVPYTDEDIAEAPKEVAGKTEMEALVAYLQVLGTWIRFEEGKDYRE